A single genomic interval of Pangasianodon hypophthalmus isolate fPanHyp1 chromosome 8, fPanHyp1.pri, whole genome shotgun sequence harbors:
- the adipor1b gene encoding adiponectin receptor protein 1b: MTTRHHGSNGSSSDAECRVSEDERNTEDMELTELGPLLTSPEASTKTRGATAYPSEEEEEEEEDDDDDNDEEDDLQVVTLPLQAHHAMEKMEEFVHKVWEGRWRVIPFHLLPDWLKDNDYLLHGHRPPMPSFRACFGSIFRIHTETGNIWTHLLGLILFLFLGTLTMLRPNVSFMAPLQEKVVFGMFFLGAVLCLCFSWLFHTVYCHSEKVSRTFSKLDYSGIALLIMGSFVPWLYYSFYCSPQPRLIYLSVVCVLGIAAIIVAQWDRFATPRHRPTRAGVFLGLGLSGIIPTMHFTIAEGFVKATTVGQMGWFILMGAMYITGAGLYAARIPERYFPGKCDIWFQSHQIFHVLVVAAAFIHFYGISNLQEFRYGLGGGCTDDSLL, translated from the exons ATGACAACGCGACACCATGGCAGCAACGGCTCCAGCAGCGATGCCGAGTGCCGGGTCTCGGAGGACGAGAGGAACACGGAGGACATGGAGCTCACTGAGCTCGGACCGCTGCTGACGAGTCCAGAAGCATCGACCAAAACCAGA GGTGCAACAGCTTACCcgagtgaggaggaggaggaggaggaggaggatgatgatgatgacaatgatgaggaggatgaccTGCAGGTGGTCACACTGCCTCTGCAGGCTCACCATGccatggagaaaatggaggagtTTGTACACAAG GTATGGGAAGGGCGCTGGCGAGTGATTCCTTTCCACTTGCTTCCTGATTGGCTAAAGGATAATGACTACCTGCTTCATGGTCACCGGCCACCCATGCCATCTTTCCGAGCCTGCTTTGGAAGCATCTTCAGGATCCATACAGAAACAGGGAACATCTGGACGCACTTACTGG GTCTgatcctcttcctctttctggGCACTTTGACCATGCTGCGGCCGAATGTGTCGTTCATGGCTCCTCTGCAGGAGAAAGTGGTGTTCGGGATGTTTTTCCTGGGCGCTGTGCTCTGTCTCTGCTTCTCCTGGCTCTTCCACACAGTCTACTGTCACTCAGAGAAAGTGTCCAGGACATTCTCGAA GTTGGATTACTCGGGTATAGCTTTGCTGATAATGGGCTCATTCGTGCCATGGCTCTACTACTCGTTTTACTGCTCTCCACAGCCACGCCTCATATACctctctgtggtgtgtgtgctgggcaTCGCCGCCATCATCGTGGCACAGTGGGATCGCTTCGCCACTCCACGCCACAGACCTACACGTGCAG GTGTGTTCCTTGGCCTGGGACTAAGTGGCATCATTCCTACAATGCACTTCACCATCGCTGAGGGCTTTGTGAAGGCCACAACAGTGggccaaatgggctggtttatCCTAATGGGTGCCATGTACATCACTGGAGCCGGTCTGTATGCAGCGCGCATCCCTGAACGCTACTTCCCCGGGAAATGCGATATCTGG ttccaATCTCATCAAATATTCCACGTGTTGGTGGTGGCTGCAGCGTTTATTCACTTCTATGGCATCTCCAACCTGCAGGAGTTCCGCTACGGTCTGGGGGGAGGCTGTACAGACGACTCCCTCCTCTAA